One stretch of Juglans microcarpa x Juglans regia isolate MS1-56 chromosome 3D, Jm3101_v1.0, whole genome shotgun sequence DNA includes these proteins:
- the LOC121255928 gene encoding remorin isoform X2 — protein sequence MDAWVKQTRLRFPGVHKEKTEEAGSIRDRRIPLQKSQSFKEKKKSQNWLQRQFSRQMSQEHHSDNGIERAAAVAAAAFAIKRLEETHIPDPKKTSQRPETSLTAIKSIKEDKPSLAAEPGRTSKRFSGETSLKIPGSQESEFPITAKTPIQLVPSIKRTPTFVEHLNSNIGLNPETTPPKSEPPVTFKSTIPPNEIQRQSSTKPGTPPTVTRQQSSMGSVIEETKADAWEKAELAKIKHRYEKQKSTITSWEEKKKAKARRKLDRTESELEGRRKHALEEFRDDIEFIDQIAGGARVKAEEKRNKKEIKAREKAKKIRTTGKEPKTCCCF from the exons ATGGACGCTTGGGTCAAGCAAACGAG GTTGAGATTTCCTGGTGTCCACAAGGAAAAGACTGAAGAGGCTGGGAGCATTAGGGATCGAAGAATACCACTTCAGAAGTCTCAAAGTTTCAAAG agaagaagaaatctcaGAACTGGCTCCAAAGACAGTTCTCTAGGCAAATGAGTCAGGAGCATCACTCAGACAATGGAATAGAGCGTGCAGCCGCAGTGGCAGCTGCAGCATTTGCCATCAAAAGACTTGAAGAAACACACATCCCAGATCCAAAAAAGACAAGCCAACGACCCGAAACCTCTTTGACTGCAATCAAGAGTATAAAGGAGGATAAACCAAGTTTGGCAGCAGAACCTGGGAGAACATCCAAGCGATTCTCAG GTGAAACATCACTCAAAATTCCTGGAAGCCAAGAAAGCGAGTTTCCAATAACAGCAAAGACGCCCATACAGCTTGTCCCTTCAATTAAAAGGACTCCAACTTTTGTTGAACACTTGAACAGCAACATCGGTTTGAACCCAGAAACTACGCCACCGAAATCTGAACCTCCTGTCACCTTTAAATCAACAATACCACCAAACGAAATCCAAAGGCAGAGTTCAACAAAACCTGGGACCCCACCAACTGTCACCAGACAGCAGAGTTCAATGGGATCTGTAATTGAAGAAACAAAAGCAGATGCTTGGGAGAAAGCTGAGTTGGCTAAGATCAAACACAG GTATGAGAAGCAGAAATCCACGATAACTTCCTgggaggaaaagaagaaggCAAAAGCCAGACGCAAACTAGATAGGACAGAG AGTGAACTGGAGGGAAGGAGGAAACATGCCTTAGAAGAATTCCGGGATGACATAGAATTCATTGATCAGATTGCAGGAGGAGCAAGAGTGAAGGCAGAAGAAAAGCGAAATAAAAAAGAGATCAAAGCAAgagagaaagcaaaaaaaattagaactaCGGGGAAAGAACCTAAGACATGTTGCTGCTTCTGA
- the LOC121255928 gene encoding remorin isoform X1, whose protein sequence is MDAWVKQTRLRFPGVHKEKTEEAGSIRDRRIPLQKSQSFKEKKKSQNWLQRQFSRQMSQEHHSDNGIERAAAVAAAAFAIKRLEETHIPDPKKTSQRPETSLTAIKSIKEDKPSLAAEPGRTSKRFSGETSLKIPGSQESEFPITAKTPIQLVPSIKRTPTFVEHLNSNIGLNPETTPPKSEPPVTFKSTIPPNEIQRQSSTKPGTPPTVTRQQSSMGSVIEETKADAWEKAELAKIKHRYEKQKSTITSWEEKKKAKARRKLDRTEMQSELEGRRKHALEEFRDDIEFIDQIAGGARVKAEEKRNKKEIKAREKAKKIRTTGKEPKTCCCF, encoded by the exons ATGGACGCTTGGGTCAAGCAAACGAG GTTGAGATTTCCTGGTGTCCACAAGGAAAAGACTGAAGAGGCTGGGAGCATTAGGGATCGAAGAATACCACTTCAGAAGTCTCAAAGTTTCAAAG agaagaagaaatctcaGAACTGGCTCCAAAGACAGTTCTCTAGGCAAATGAGTCAGGAGCATCACTCAGACAATGGAATAGAGCGTGCAGCCGCAGTGGCAGCTGCAGCATTTGCCATCAAAAGACTTGAAGAAACACACATCCCAGATCCAAAAAAGACAAGCCAACGACCCGAAACCTCTTTGACTGCAATCAAGAGTATAAAGGAGGATAAACCAAGTTTGGCAGCAGAACCTGGGAGAACATCCAAGCGATTCTCAG GTGAAACATCACTCAAAATTCCTGGAAGCCAAGAAAGCGAGTTTCCAATAACAGCAAAGACGCCCATACAGCTTGTCCCTTCAATTAAAAGGACTCCAACTTTTGTTGAACACTTGAACAGCAACATCGGTTTGAACCCAGAAACTACGCCACCGAAATCTGAACCTCCTGTCACCTTTAAATCAACAATACCACCAAACGAAATCCAAAGGCAGAGTTCAACAAAACCTGGGACCCCACCAACTGTCACCAGACAGCAGAGTTCAATGGGATCTGTAATTGAAGAAACAAAAGCAGATGCTTGGGAGAAAGCTGAGTTGGCTAAGATCAAACACAG GTATGAGAAGCAGAAATCCACGATAACTTCCTgggaggaaaagaagaaggCAAAAGCCAGACGCAAACTAGATAGGACAGAG aTGCAGAGTGAACTGGAGGGAAGGAGGAAACATGCCTTAGAAGAATTCCGGGATGACATAGAATTCATTGATCAGATTGCAGGAGGAGCAAGAGTGAAGGCAGAAGAAAAGCGAAATAAAAAAGAGATCAAAGCAAgagagaaagcaaaaaaaattagaactaCGGGGAAAGAACCTAAGACATGTTGCTGCTTCTGA
- the LOC121255929 gene encoding uncharacterized protein LOC121255929 — protein MWKFASNAIASIGLKKNSLESTRACPECSDDEVCSNASRDEGLECPICWESFNIVENVPYVLWCGHTLCKNCVLGLQLAVFKFPTQQITIPFFISCPWCHLLSFRLIYKGNLKFPRKNFFILWMVESLNGDRLKFSSSSRGDNQPIWTPRCNFALGNQATNGNQRRVSSTHGPRHRGSNNDNGGSNVEQHQIDLHNSLDFFVHFTSKFPLVIIFLLIAFFAVPGCAVILVLYLVVTLVFAIPSFLVLYFAYPTLERLVREITS, from the coding sequence ATGTGGAAATTTGCTTCAAATGCCATTGCAAGCATTGGACTGAAGAAAAACTCATTAGAGTCCACTCGAGCTTGTCCAGAGTGCTCAGATGATGAGGTGTGTTCGAATGCTAGCCGAGACGAAGGACTGGAATGCCCAATATGCTGGGAATCTTTCAACATTGTTGAGAATGTGCCCTATGTCTTATGGTGCGGTCACACTCTCTGCAAAAATTGTGTCTTGGGGCTTCAATTGGCTGTGTTTAAATTCCCTACTCAACAAATCACGATTCCATTCTTCATTTCCTGTCCATGGTGCCATCTGCTATCATTCCGGCTAATTTATAAGGGAAATCTAAAGTTCCCTCGCaaaaatttctttattctttgGATGGTTGAGAGCTTGAATGGTGATCGATTAAAGTTTAGTTCCTCCTCCCGTGGGGACAATCAACCAATTTGGACTCCAAGATGCAATTTTGCACTTGGAAATCAAGCTACCAATGGTAACCAAAGAAGGGTCTCTTCTACTCATGGACCTAGACATCGGGGGTCTAACAATGATAATGGTGGCAGCAATGTGGAGCAACACCAAATTGACCTTCATAACTCTCTGGATTTCTTCGTTCACTTTACATCAAAGTTCCCTTTGGTCATCATATTTCTTCTGATTGCCTTTTTTGCAGTACCTGGCTGTGCTGTCATCTTGGTCCTCTACTTGGTAGTAACACTAGTTTTTGCAATCCCATCTTTCTTGGTATTGTATTTTGCATACCCTACTTTGGAGAGGCTGGTAAGAGAAATAACCTCATGA
- the LOC121255928 gene encoding uncharacterized protein LOC121255928 isoform X3 codes for MDAWVKQTRLRFPGVHKEKTEEAGSIRDRRIPLQKSQSFKEKKKSQNWLQRQFSRQMSQEHHSDNGIERAAAVAAAAFAIKRLEETHIPDPKKTSQRPETSLTAIKSIKEDKPSLAAEPGRTSKRFSGETSLKIPGSQESEFPITAKTPIQLVPSIKRTPTFVEHLNSNIGLNPETTPPKSEPPVTFKSTIPPNEIQRQSSTKPGTPPTVTRQQSSMGSVIEETKADAWEKAELAKIKHRE; via the exons ATGGACGCTTGGGTCAAGCAAACGAG GTTGAGATTTCCTGGTGTCCACAAGGAAAAGACTGAAGAGGCTGGGAGCATTAGGGATCGAAGAATACCACTTCAGAAGTCTCAAAGTTTCAAAG agaagaagaaatctcaGAACTGGCTCCAAAGACAGTTCTCTAGGCAAATGAGTCAGGAGCATCACTCAGACAATGGAATAGAGCGTGCAGCCGCAGTGGCAGCTGCAGCATTTGCCATCAAAAGACTTGAAGAAACACACATCCCAGATCCAAAAAAGACAAGCCAACGACCCGAAACCTCTTTGACTGCAATCAAGAGTATAAAGGAGGATAAACCAAGTTTGGCAGCAGAACCTGGGAGAACATCCAAGCGATTCTCAG GTGAAACATCACTCAAAATTCCTGGAAGCCAAGAAAGCGAGTTTCCAATAACAGCAAAGACGCCCATACAGCTTGTCCCTTCAATTAAAAGGACTCCAACTTTTGTTGAACACTTGAACAGCAACATCGGTTTGAACCCAGAAACTACGCCACCGAAATCTGAACCTCCTGTCACCTTTAAATCAACAATACCACCAAACGAAATCCAAAGGCAGAGTTCAACAAAACCTGGGACCCCACCAACTGTCACCAGACAGCAGAGTTCAATGGGATCTGTAATTGAAGAAACAAAAGCAGATGCTTGGGAGAAAGCTGAGTTGGCTAAGATCAAACACAG agaataa